A single region of the Garra rufa chromosome 6, GarRuf1.0, whole genome shotgun sequence genome encodes:
- the socs1b gene encoding suppressor of cytokine signaling 1b, with protein sequence MVILKSVGDSGTEAFVYALGPWRNGLSGLRFRMVQHNDTDHTVAQQGPSKPPESPKPCAVPPTHFHPFRDQRECDLITHAVEYLNHSGFYWGPLEVDEAHARLAKLPLGTFLIRDSMQANVFFTLSYRATEGPTSVRVLLKDGGFSLAGSKHTFSCLFGLLGYYIASPKKSLSMPYRGNMPQSLQELARKAVVRSFGKDSIQQLPVSKKLKEFLWLYPFSI encoded by the exons ATGGTCATTCTTAAAAGTGTAGGTGACA GCGGCACAGAAGCATTCGTCTATGCTTTGGGACCATGGAGGAATGGTCTGAGTGGGCTCCGATTCAGAATGGTCCAGCATAATGACACTGACCATACAGTTGCGCAACAGGGCCCGTCCAAGCCGCCCGAGTCCCCTAAACCCTGTGCTGTCCCACCAACACACTTTCACCCCTTTCGGGACCAGCGGGAATGCGACCTCATCACCCATGCTGTGGAGTACTTGAACCACAGTGGATTTTACTGGGGTCCCTTGGAAGTCGACGAAGCTCACGCTCGACTGGCCAAACTTCCTCTTGGGACCTTTCTGATTCGGGACAGCATGCAGGCAAATGTTTTCTTCACTCTCAGCTATCGGGCTACCGAGGGCCCAACCAGTGTGCGGGTGCTCCTGAAGGATGGAGGCTTCAGTTTAGCAGGCAGTAAACATACTTTCTCTTGCCTTTTTGGCCTGCTAGGATACTACATCGCGTCACCAAAAAAGAGTCTGAGTATGCCTTATCGTGGAAATATGCCGCAGAGCCTACAAGAACTGGCGAGAAAAGCTGTGGTGCGGAGTTTCGGGAAAGATAGTATTCAACAACTGCCTGTGAGCAAGAAACTTAAAGAATTTCTGTGGTTGTACCCTTTTAGTATATGA
- the LOC141337047 gene encoding ATP synthase membrane subunit K, mitochondrial-like gives MPTSPVKTRIPLTSFGHLISEVKKQLFGINAPSPTELTGWRKHFNSYTIQGRRNFVLATYGVLALTAAVYMLRHGRKEEHETASASS, from the exons ATGCCGACCTCCCCAGTGAAGACTCGGATTCcgctgacaagttttggtcaccTTATTAGCGAAGTAAAG AAACAGCTCTTCGGGATTAATGCACCCAGCCCAACAGAACTGACAGGATGGAGAAAACATTTTAACAGCTACACAATACAAGGACGCAGAAAT TTTGTTCTTGCCACATATGGTGTTCTTGCACTCACAGCTGCTGTCTACATGCTGAGACACGGCAGGAAGGAGGAACATGAAACAGCATCTGCCTCCTCATGA